Proteins from a single region of Sediminitomix flava:
- the rsmG gene encoding 16S rRNA (guanine(527)-N(7))-methyltransferase RsmG, translating into MQIIEKYFPDITEDQANKFAQLEELYKEWNEKVNVISRKDVQNLYERHVLHSLSIAKFVTFNDGARVLDVGTGGGFPGIPLAILFPNTQFHCVDSIAKKIRVVNGVASELKLDNLLAEQCRAEKVKGEFDFAVTRAVATIDILHRWVQKKISKSQQHEVKNGLFCLKGGDLTEEFANFKKHYRFYDLKDIYEEEFFETKKVVYVPM; encoded by the coding sequence ATGCAAATCATCGAAAAATACTTTCCAGATATTACGGAGGATCAAGCAAATAAATTTGCTCAGTTAGAAGAGTTGTACAAAGAATGGAACGAGAAAGTAAATGTTATTTCTAGAAAGGATGTTCAAAACCTTTATGAAAGACATGTTTTGCATTCGTTGAGTATTGCCAAGTTTGTCACTTTCAATGACGGCGCAAGAGTTTTAGATGTTGGAACAGGAGGAGGTTTCCCAGGTATTCCTTTAGCAATTCTGTTTCCTAACACACAATTTCACTGTGTAGATTCTATTGCCAAAAAAATCCGTGTAGTAAATGGAGTAGCAAGCGAACTTAAATTGGATAACCTGCTTGCAGAGCAATGTAGAGCTGAAAAAGTTAAGGGTGAATTTGATTTTGCCGTTACTCGTGCTGTTGCAACTATTGACATCTTACATAGATGGGTTCAGAAGAAAATCAGTAAAAGCCAACAACATGAGGTAAAAAATGGTTTATTCTGTTTGAAGGGGGGCGACTTAACTGAAGAGTTTGCCAACTTCAAGAAACACTATCGTTTCTACGACCTAAAAGACATCTACGAAGAGGAATTCTTCGAGACGAAAAAGGTTGTATACGTTCCAATGTAA
- a CDS encoding polyprenyl synthetase family protein: protein MAASMKSIQNPISKEMEIFGKKFKAELKSKVWMLDKITSYMLKQKGKQVRPVLVFLSAGLAGGISEASYRGASLIELLHTATLVHDDVVDASEQRRGFFSVNALWGDKVAVLLGDYLLAKGLLLSLDHNDFKLLQIVSKAVKEMSEGELLQLEKARKLDITEDVYYEIIRQKTATLIEACCAVGVASTGADDATVQKAALMGEKIGMAFQIKDDLFDFGTDEIGKPLGIDIKEKKMTLPLIYALSQADKSTQRKIRKMMRNHNEDPKKINEIIDFVKKSDGLGYATKVMNQYITDARKILDSFPESDYRTSMHDLISYVIERKK, encoded by the coding sequence ATGGCTGCTAGTATGAAAAGTATCCAAAATCCGATTTCGAAAGAAATGGAGATTTTTGGAAAAAAATTTAAAGCAGAACTGAAAAGTAAGGTTTGGATGCTAGATAAAATCACTTCCTATATGCTTAAGCAGAAAGGAAAGCAGGTTCGTCCTGTATTGGTTTTTCTATCGGCAGGTCTTGCTGGAGGTATTTCCGAGGCAAGTTATAGGGGAGCTTCTCTAATTGAATTGTTGCACACAGCTACTTTAGTCCATGACGATGTAGTCGATGCTTCAGAACAACGAAGAGGGTTCTTCTCTGTGAATGCTCTTTGGGGCGATAAGGTAGCGGTCCTACTAGGCGATTACCTATTAGCTAAAGGGCTATTACTTTCCTTAGATCATAATGATTTCAAATTACTTCAGATCGTTTCTAAAGCAGTCAAAGAAATGAGTGAAGGTGAACTTCTTCAGTTGGAAAAAGCTAGGAAGCTAGACATCACAGAAGATGTATACTATGAAATCATTCGTCAGAAAACGGCTACTTTGATTGAAGCTTGTTGTGCTGTTGGGGTTGCCTCTACTGGGGCTGATGATGCCACAGTTCAAAAAGCGGCTCTTATGGGGGAAAAAATCGGTATGGCATTCCAAATCAAAGATGACCTGTTTGACTTTGGTACAGATGAAATCGGTAAACCACTTGGCATAGATATCAAGGAAAAGAAGATGACTTTACCTTTAATCTATGCTCTTTCTCAAGCCGATAAATCTACCCAACGCAAAATCCGAAAGATGATGCGTAACCATAATGAAGACCCTAAAAAGATCAATGAAATCATTGATTTTGTAAAAAAATCTGATGGTTTAGGCTACGCGACAAAAGTGATGAATCAATACATTACTGATGCACGAAAAATCTTAGATAGCTTTCCGGAGTCCGACTATCGTACCTCAATGCATGACTTAATTAGTTATGTGATTGAGCGTAAAAAATAA
- a CDS encoding GNAT family N-acetyltransferase, translating to MTQITISETRDIKLEDIIQLYKANEWSAAQKPQKLYNALINSHGLVSAWENEKLVGIGNAISDGHLVVYYPHLLILPEYQGKGIGKMIMNKMQEIYGDFHMQMLTADGKAIDFYQKMGFERAGETEPMWIYSGGEH from the coding sequence ATGACACAAATTACAATTTCAGAAACTAGAGATATCAAATTAGAAGATATCATCCAACTGTATAAAGCCAATGAGTGGAGTGCTGCCCAAAAACCACAAAAGCTTTACAATGCCCTCATCAATTCTCATGGATTAGTTTCTGCTTGGGAAAATGAAAAACTAGTAGGTATTGGAAATGCAATCTCTGATGGACACCTTGTCGTATATTATCCACATTTACTGATACTCCCAGAATATCAAGGAAAAGGAATTGGCAAAATGATAATGAATAAAATGCAAGAAATCTATGGCGATTTCCATATGCAAATGCTAACGGCAGATGGAAAAGCAATTGATTTTTATCAGAAAATGGGATTTGAGCGCGCAGGTGAAACAGAACCTATGTGGATTTATAGTGGTGGAGAACACTAA